In the genome of Macellibacteroides fermentans, one region contains:
- a CDS encoding MATE family efflux transporter, with product MQGTKNLTSGPIHRQLFNLAVPIMGTSFVQMAYSLTDMAWVGRLGSESVAAIGSVGILTWMTNSISLLNKVGSEVSVGQSIGAQNAPDARSYASHNLTLSLIISICWGLILFVFAEPVMQIYKLEPAITAKAVNYLRIVATAFPFIFLSASFTGIYNASGQSKIPFMISGIGLLLNMILDPLFIFGFGWNTE from the coding sequence ATGCAAGGGACTAAAAATCTGACAAGCGGACCCATTCACCGGCAACTTTTTAATTTGGCTGTACCTATTATGGGTACCTCCTTTGTGCAAATGGCATACAGCCTCACGGATATGGCCTGGGTGGGACGTCTTGGAAGCGAATCGGTTGCCGCTATCGGATCGGTAGGTATCCTTACATGGATGACAAACTCTATTTCGTTATTAAACAAGGTAGGATCTGAGGTGAGTGTCGGACAAAGTATCGGTGCTCAGAATGCCCCGGATGCCCGCAGCTATGCATCTCATAACCTCACTTTGTCTCTTATTATCTCAATTTGCTGGGGTCTGATCCTTTTTGTCTTCGCAGAGCCTGTCATGCAGATTTACAAATTGGAACCGGCTATCACAGCAAAGGCTGTCAACTACCTGCGTATTGTTGCTACGGCCTTTCCTTTTATATTTTTATCAGCTTCTTTTACAGGAATCTACAACGCATCCGGACAGAGTAAGATTCCCTTTATGATTAGCGGAATAGGCCTTTTGCTGAATATGATACTGGATCCGCTTTTTATCTTCGGGTTCGGGTGGAATACGGAA
- a CDS encoding TIM barrel protein, with the protein MITRRDFLKTGVALTALSVLPNDLMAASAPKEKAIGLQLYSVRDDLQKDFDGTIRKVIEIGYKRLEAAGYRNGKFYGKTPSEFKKYLSDLGASLTGSHTGSRLLPMGDTKGWDFWKQNAADTAEAGCKWIVQAGYPAKDIKTIDDVKRLADQFNKVGEIARNNGLRFAFHNHIEEFKMLEGKIPYDVLLDYTENKLVTFQIDTAQMVHGGFQCHEYVKKYPGRFANWHLKDANLDGDGSTEMGKGKVDFKALFAVAKKAGLEDYYVEQEKYNMTPLEAIKYDYDFIMKAKYIKW; encoded by the coding sequence ATGATTACACGAAGAGATTTTTTAAAAACAGGTGTGGCGCTAACTGCCCTGAGTGTTTTACCGAACGATCTTATGGCTGCATCGGCACCTAAAGAAAAAGCCATCGGTTTACAATTGTATAGCGTACGGGATGATTTGCAAAAGGATTTTGACGGAACAATCCGCAAAGTAATTGAAATCGGATATAAGCGGCTGGAAGCAGCAGGATATCGTAACGGTAAGTTTTATGGAAAAACTCCTTCCGAATTTAAGAAATACCTTTCTGATTTAGGCGCTTCCTTAACCGGATCGCACACCGGAAGCAGACTGCTTCCAATGGGTGATACCAAAGGATGGGATTTTTGGAAACAGAATGCGGCCGATACAGCCGAAGCAGGATGTAAGTGGATTGTTCAGGCAGGATATCCTGCAAAAGATATAAAAACAATTGATGATGTAAAAAGGCTGGCCGATCAGTTTAACAAAGTGGGAGAAATTGCACGCAACAACGGACTACGCTTTGCTTTCCATAATCATATCGAGGAGTTTAAAATGCTTGAGGGTAAGATTCCATATGATGTATTGCTGGATTACACTGAGAACAAGCTGGTTACTTTCCAGATCGACACGGCCCAGATGGTTCATGGCGGTTTTCAGTGCCATGAGTATGTCAAGAAATACCCCGGTCGTTTCGCTAACTGGCATTTGAAAGATGCAAACCTGGATGGCGATGGTAGTACAGAGATGGGTAAAGGAAAAGTTGATTTCAAAGCATTGTTTGCTGTTGCAAAGAAAGCAGGTTTGGAAGATTATTATGTAGAACAGGAGAAATACAATATGACTCCCCTGGAAGCGATAAAGTACGATTACGATTTTATCATGAAAGCAAAATATATTAAATGGTAA
- a CDS encoding glutamine synthetase III family protein, producing MSMSRFNAVEKASNRKAVEAITPNEKVSEYFGENVFNRKAMKKYLSKETYKLLTEAIDSGTAIDREIANHVAAGMRMWALEKGVTHYTHWFQPLTDGTAEKHDAFVEHDGTGGMIEEFSGKLLVQQEPDASSFPSGGLRNTFEARGYSAWDPSSPAFIVDDTLCIPTVFISYTGEALDYKTPLIRSIEALNRAAADVCRYFNPEVKKVINYLGWEQEYFLVDEDLYTARPDLSLTERTLMGHESAKNQQLDDHYFGAIPSRVQEFMKDLEIESYKLGIPVKTRHNEVAPNQFELAPIYEECNLANDHNQLIMSVMKRVARRHNFRILLHEKPFAGVNGSGKHNNWSLGTDSGINLLSPGKNREENLRFITFVVNTMMAVYKHNALLKASIASANNAHRLGAHEAPPAIISIFLGTQISEILDKFENSSIEDAIQVDDKKGLSLGVGQIPELLLDNTDRNRTSPFAFTGNRFEFRAVGSSANCASGLLALNSAVADQLNQFYNCVETLCASGKPKEEAIYEVLKSYIKESKPIRFDGNGYSDEWKQEALSRGLDCETCVPLQYDAYVKPETIKMFNNVGVLSEKELYARNEVKWEIYTKKVQIEARVLGDLSLNHIIPVVIRYQTVLLDNVTKIQQLFNGSSEELTAEPLRLIKRISGHLNAVNSMVFEMVEARKKANKITDQREKALAYHDTVVPYLDKIRDHLDDLELMVDNQMWPLPKYRELLFIR from the coding sequence ATGTCAATGTCTCGCTTTAATGCAGTAGAAAAAGCTTCAAATAGAAAAGCCGTTGAAGCAATTACACCAAACGAAAAGGTCTCGGAATATTTTGGAGAGAACGTATTTAACCGAAAGGCGATGAAAAAATACCTCTCGAAAGAAACCTACAAACTTCTTACCGAAGCAATAGATAGCGGAACAGCAATAGATCGTGAAATAGCCAATCATGTGGCTGCCGGGATGAGAATGTGGGCGTTGGAGAAAGGTGTTACTCATTATACTCACTGGTTTCAGCCTCTAACCGACGGAACAGCCGAAAAACACGATGCTTTTGTTGAGCACGATGGTACGGGAGGAATGATTGAAGAGTTTAGCGGAAAACTGCTTGTACAACAGGAACCGGATGCTTCCAGTTTCCCCAGTGGAGGGTTACGTAATACCTTTGAAGCCCGAGGATATTCGGCCTGGGATCCTTCATCTCCTGCTTTTATAGTGGATGATACATTATGTATTCCGACTGTTTTCATCTCTTACACCGGAGAAGCACTTGATTATAAAACGCCTCTTATCCGCTCCATAGAAGCATTAAATCGGGCGGCTGCCGATGTTTGCCGTTATTTTAACCCGGAAGTGAAAAAGGTGATTAATTACCTTGGATGGGAACAGGAATATTTCCTGGTAGATGAAGATTTATATACGGCACGTCCAGACTTATCGCTTACAGAACGTACCCTGATGGGCCACGAAAGTGCCAAAAATCAGCAGTTGGATGATCATTATTTCGGAGCCATTCCTTCACGGGTGCAGGAGTTTATGAAAGATCTTGAAATTGAATCCTATAAATTGGGCATCCCAGTTAAAACACGTCATAATGAAGTTGCTCCCAATCAATTTGAGTTAGCCCCTATCTACGAAGAGTGTAATTTGGCTAACGATCATAATCAGCTTATTATGTCTGTAATGAAACGTGTAGCCAGACGTCATAATTTCAGAATTCTGCTTCACGAAAAGCCTTTTGCCGGTGTGAATGGTTCAGGGAAGCACAACAATTGGTCGTTAGGTACCGATTCGGGTATTAACCTGTTATCTCCCGGAAAGAACAGAGAAGAAAATCTTCGGTTTATTACTTTCGTCGTAAATACGATGATGGCTGTATATAAACATAATGCGTTGTTAAAGGCCAGTATCGCTTCGGCCAACAATGCGCATCGTCTGGGTGCTCACGAGGCACCTCCCGCAATCATCTCTATTTTCCTGGGAACGCAGATTTCTGAAATTCTGGATAAATTCGAAAATAGTTCCATTGAAGATGCGATTCAGGTAGACGATAAAAAGGGTTTGAGTCTTGGTGTTGGCCAGATTCCGGAATTACTTCTTGATAATACAGACCGGAACCGTACCTCTCCATTTGCTTTTACCGGTAATCGTTTTGAGTTTCGTGCCGTAGGATCGTCAGCAAACTGTGCTTCAGGATTGTTGGCATTAAATTCGGCAGTGGCAGATCAGCTGAATCAATTCTATAACTGTGTGGAAACGCTTTGTGCCTCGGGAAAACCGAAAGAGGAGGCTATCTATGAAGTATTGAAAAGCTATATCAAAGAGTCTAAACCAATCCGGTTTGATGGAAACGGTTACAGCGATGAATGGAAACAGGAGGCTTTATCACGTGGCTTGGATTGCGAAACCTGTGTACCTTTGCAGTATGATGCCTACGTAAAACCTGAAACAATAAAGATGTTCAATAATGTAGGTGTCCTCTCTGAAAAAGAATTGTATGCACGTAATGAAGTGAAATGGGAGATTTATACCAAGAAGGTCCAAATTGAGGCCCGCGTTCTCGGAGACCTTTCACTGAACCATATTATCCCGGTTGTTATACGTTATCAGACGGTGCTGTTGGATAATGTAACAAAGATTCAGCAATTATTCAACGGATCCAGTGAGGAGCTTACAGCTGAGCCGCTGAGACTTATCAAACGTATTTCCGGACACCTTAACGCTGTTAATTCAATGGTGTTTGAAATGGTGGAAGCCAGGAAGAAAGCGAACAAAATAACGGATCAGCGTGAGAAAGCTTTGGCCTACCATGATACGGTAGTACCCTATCTGGACAAAATCAGAGATCACCTGGACGATCTTGAATTGATGGTTGACAATCAGATGTGGCCTTTACCTAAATACAGAGAGTTATTGTTTATCCGATAA
- a CDS encoding patatin-like phospholipase family protein: protein MKDNTNNTKHKLGLVLSGGGAKGFAHIGAFKLMEECRLKPDIIAGTSAGALMGVLFADGYSADEIKDLFTGREFSEFAELQIPKAGLFDSKRFRYFLKRHLRAKNFEDLQIPMVVMATDLDNGESHEFRTGPIVEAVTASCSVPIIFNPVVIKGIHYVDGGLFHNFPVSIIRGECDKIIGVNVTPLIPQKYKQTLMHIAERSYHYMFRANTLEDRIMCDVLIEAEEFGQFKTFDLENVDLISGVGYTAAVKAFEKVINENKHETLVRALSARKKELQTD, encoded by the coding sequence ATGAAAGATAATACAAATAATACAAAACACAAACTAGGCCTTGTACTTAGCGGTGGTGGGGCAAAAGGATTTGCGCACATTGGGGCATTTAAGCTTATGGAAGAATGCAGACTTAAGCCCGACATTATTGCTGGCACAAGTGCCGGAGCTCTAATGGGCGTTTTGTTTGCCGATGGTTATTCTGCTGATGAAATTAAGGATCTCTTTACCGGAAGGGAGTTTTCTGAATTTGCTGAATTACAAATTCCCAAAGCCGGACTTTTCGACAGTAAACGCTTCCGATACTTTCTAAAACGTCATTTGAGAGCCAAAAATTTTGAGGATCTGCAAATACCCATGGTCGTTATGGCAACAGATCTTGATAATGGTGAAAGTCATGAGTTCAGAACTGGACCTATCGTTGAAGCCGTAACTGCCTCATGCAGTGTGCCTATAATTTTCAATCCGGTCGTAATTAAAGGAATACATTATGTTGACGGCGGACTTTTTCATAATTTCCCGGTGTCTATCATCAGAGGAGAATGTGATAAAATTATCGGAGTAAATGTTACGCCGCTTATACCTCAGAAATACAAACAGACCCTGATGCATATAGCCGAGAGGTCTTATCATTATATGTTTCGTGCCAATACGCTGGAAGATCGGATAATGTGCGATGTTCTGATTGAGGCCGAAGAATTTGGACAATTTAAAACCTTTGATCTGGAAAATGTAGATCTTATTTCGGGCGTTGGCTATACAGCAGCGGTAAAGGCCTTTGAAAAGGTAATAAATGAAAACAAACATGAAACGCTGGTTCGGGCTCTTTCTGCCAGGAAAAAAGAATTACAAACAGATTAA
- a CDS encoding alpha-amylase family glycosyl hydrolase, producing the protein MKQQDKPIIYQVIPRLFGNMNDRCVKNGSLAENGSGKFSSFTHTALKSIKELGVTHIWYTGIIEHATKTDYSAYNIRRDHTAIVKGKAGSPYAIKDYYDVDPDLADDVPNRMAEFEALIERTHKAGLKVIIDFVPNHVSRQYHSDAKESFIVDLGQTDNTSKAFSPGNNFYYLPGQTLQFHFGAKQEDFEYSEFPAKVTGNDCFTANPGMNDWYETIKLNYGVDYANGKVSYFNPIPDTWNKMLEILMFWAGKGIDGFRCDMAEMVPVEFWHWAITHVTNCYPVCFIAEVYNPSLYRIFLSKGKFDYLYDKVGLYDTLKAVIRKETSACSITKCWQAVEGFQDKMLAFMENHDEQRIASNFFAGNARSGIPAMMVLAFMHVNPVMIYFGQELGESGMDEEGFSGVDGRTSIFDYWSIKSVRNWVNNGRFDETGLTEKQCEIRNIYKKILRIARTEKAITSGLFYDLSYANTSNKCFNTGRQYAFMRKHDNEVLLVLANFDKSEQTVQVRFPEEAFAYLGINDNEAAGLTDLLSGETSISTLTHVCPFKVVIPAFSGKVLKFTYKSK; encoded by the coding sequence ATGAAACAACAAGATAAACCAATTATCTATCAGGTTATACCCCGGCTATTTGGCAACATGAATGATAGATGTGTAAAAAATGGCAGTCTTGCTGAGAATGGCTCAGGCAAATTCTCATCGTTTACACATACTGCCCTAAAATCCATTAAAGAGCTGGGAGTAACCCATATATGGTATACCGGAATTATAGAACATGCTACTAAGACCGATTATTCTGCTTATAATATTCGTCGAGATCATACTGCCATTGTAAAAGGGAAAGCCGGATCACCCTATGCTATAAAAGACTATTACGATGTTGATCCGGATCTGGCAGATGATGTTCCAAACCGCATGGCCGAATTTGAGGCCCTTATTGAAAGGACACATAAGGCAGGATTGAAAGTCATCATTGACTTTGTGCCGAACCATGTTTCACGTCAGTATCATTCGGATGCGAAGGAGTCATTCATTGTAGATCTGGGACAGACCGATAATACGTCGAAGGCTTTTAGTCCCGGTAATAATTTCTATTATCTACCCGGACAAACCCTCCAATTCCACTTCGGAGCCAAGCAAGAGGACTTTGAATACAGTGAATTTCCTGCCAAGGTTACTGGGAACGACTGTTTTACCGCTAATCCCGGGATGAATGACTGGTACGAAACCATTAAATTAAATTATGGAGTGGACTATGCCAATGGAAAAGTAAGTTATTTCAATCCGATTCCGGACACATGGAATAAGATGCTGGAAATTTTAATGTTCTGGGCAGGAAAAGGCATTGACGGATTTCGTTGCGATATGGCAGAAATGGTTCCTGTCGAGTTCTGGCATTGGGCAATCACCCACGTTACCAACTGTTATCCGGTATGCTTCATTGCAGAGGTTTATAATCCGTCCCTCTACCGGATCTTCCTATCCAAAGGAAAATTTGACTATCTGTATGACAAAGTGGGATTATACGACACACTAAAAGCTGTAATAAGAAAAGAAACTTCGGCCTGCAGCATTACTAAATGCTGGCAGGCGGTAGAGGGTTTCCAAGATAAGATGCTCGCGTTTATGGAGAATCACGACGAACAACGCATTGCCTCCAATTTTTTTGCAGGTAATGCTCGCTCAGGGATTCCAGCCATGATGGTTTTAGCCTTCATGCATGTAAATCCGGTAATGATCTATTTTGGGCAAGAATTAGGCGAATCCGGAATGGATGAAGAAGGTTTCAGCGGAGTGGATGGTCGTACCTCAATATTTGACTATTGGAGTATTAAATCGGTAAGGAATTGGGTTAACAATGGGCGGTTTGATGAAACCGGACTTACAGAGAAACAGTGTGAAATCAGAAACATTTATAAAAAAATATTACGCATCGCAAGAACAGAAAAGGCTATAACAAGCGGTCTGTTTTATGACCTGTCATACGCTAATACCAGTAATAAATGTTTTAATACAGGGAGGCAATATGCATTTATGCGGAAGCATGACAATGAGGTGTTATTAGTTTTGGCTAATTTTGACAAATCCGAGCAAACTGTTCAGGTCAGATTCCCGGAAGAAGCCTTTGCATATTTGGGAATAAATGACAATGAAGCTGCAGGTTTAACAGATTTGCTTTCAGGTGAAACCTCAATTAGTACACTCACTCATGTGTGCCCTTTCAAAGTGGTTATTCCTGCATTTTCGGGGAAAGTTCTAAAGTTTACCTATAAGTCAAAATAA
- a CDS encoding ribose-phosphate pyrophosphokinase: protein MSAQTPFLVFSGTNSRYLAEKICNSLGCPLGQMNIQHFADGEFSVSYEESIRGKDVFLVQSTFPNADNLMELLLMIDAAKRASAHSIIAVIPYFGWARQDRKDKPRVSIGAKLMADLLAVAGINRLITMDLHADQIQGFFNVPVDHLYASAIFLDYIKNSLNAENLVIATPDVGGTKRASSYAKYLGVPMVICHKSRLRANEVAEMRIIGDVKGMDVLLIDDMVDTAGTITKAANLMMDNGAKSVRAIASHAVMSDPASTRVGESSLTEMIFTDSIPYSNKCEKVRVLSVADMFAEAIRRVCNDQSISTLYVI, encoded by the coding sequence ATGAGTGCACAAACTCCTTTCTTGGTGTTTTCGGGAACCAACTCCCGGTATCTTGCAGAGAAAATTTGCAATAGTCTAGGTTGTCCTCTCGGACAAATGAACATTCAGCACTTCGCCGACGGAGAATTTTCGGTTTCATACGAAGAATCTATTCGCGGAAAAGATGTTTTTTTGGTTCAGTCTACGTTTCCAAACGCGGACAACCTGATGGAATTACTCCTGATGATTGATGCTGCAAAACGTGCTTCTGCACATTCAATTATTGCCGTGATTCCTTACTTTGGATGGGCTCGTCAAGACAGAAAGGACAAACCGCGTGTATCTATCGGAGCTAAATTGATGGCAGATCTGCTTGCTGTAGCTGGTATCAACCGATTAATAACGATGGACCTTCATGCAGATCAGATTCAAGGCTTTTTCAATGTTCCGGTAGACCATTTATATGCGTCGGCAATTTTCCTTGATTACATAAAGAATTCATTGAATGCCGAAAATCTTGTAATTGCCACTCCGGATGTTGGTGGTACAAAACGTGCCAGCAGCTATGCTAAATACCTTGGAGTACCTATGGTTATCTGTCACAAGTCTCGTTTACGGGCTAACGAAGTTGCTGAAATGAGAATTATCGGAGATGTAAAAGGAATGGATGTTCTGCTGATTGACGACATGGTTGATACTGCAGGTACCATTACAAAAGCAGCCAACCTGATGATGGATAATGGAGCAAAATCGGTTCGTGCTATTGCTAGTCACGCTGTAATGAGCGACCCGGCTTCTACCCGCGTTGGAGAATCATCTCTTACAGAAATGATCTTTACCGACTCGATCCCCTATTCAAACAAATGTGAAAAGGTTAGAGTTCTTTCGGTTGCCGACATGTTTGCAGAAGCAATTCGTCGCGTTTGCAATGATCAATCCATCAGCACACTGTACGTTATTTAA
- the mnmA gene encoding tRNA 2-thiouridine(34) synthase MnmA, translated as MNIAALVSGGVDSSVVVHQLKEAGYDPTIFYIRIGMEDKDGYIDCPAEEDIEITTYIARKYGCKMEVVSLHEEYWENVVSYTIDAVKRGLTPNPDMMCNKLIKFGCFEQKWGKEFDKTATGHYATTTELNGKVYLSTAKDKFKDQTDFLAQVDYLQISKLMFPIGNLLKSEVRDIAEKQGLPSAKRKDSQGICFLGKINYNDFIERYLGKRTGKIIELETGKILGKHNGYWFHTIGQRKGLGLSGGPWFVIKKDIRRNIIYVSNGYGVETQFGKTINLQGFNFITEDPWGEFDDEREITFKIRHTPEFTHGRIRRIGDLYRIESDEKIQGIAPGQFSVVYDKESHLCLGSGMIIDDQV; from the coding sequence ATGAATATTGCAGCATTGGTTTCGGGAGGAGTAGATAGTTCGGTCGTGGTTCATCAGCTGAAAGAGGCTGGGTATGATCCTACTATTTTTTACATCCGGATTGGTATGGAGGATAAAGATGGTTACATTGATTGTCCGGCTGAAGAGGATATTGAAATAACGACTTATATTGCCCGGAAGTATGGATGTAAGATGGAGGTGGTGTCACTTCATGAAGAATATTGGGAGAATGTTGTAAGTTATACGATTGATGCTGTAAAAAGAGGTCTTACCCCGAATCCGGACATGATGTGTAATAAGCTTATTAAGTTTGGTTGTTTCGAACAAAAATGGGGGAAAGAATTTGATAAAACGGCTACCGGGCATTACGCAACTACTACCGAGTTAAACGGTAAGGTTTATCTGTCAACGGCTAAAGATAAATTTAAGGATCAGACTGATTTTTTGGCTCAAGTGGATTATTTGCAAATATCAAAGCTTATGTTCCCAATCGGGAATCTGCTTAAGTCGGAAGTTCGCGATATTGCAGAAAAACAAGGACTTCCAAGTGCAAAACGGAAGGATAGTCAGGGAATCTGTTTTCTTGGAAAGATCAACTACAATGATTTTATCGAACGTTATCTGGGTAAACGCACGGGTAAGATAATAGAATTGGAGACCGGTAAGATTTTGGGTAAGCACAATGGTTATTGGTTTCATACCATCGGACAACGCAAAGGTCTTGGTTTGAGTGGCGGTCCTTGGTTTGTAATCAAAAAAGATATCAGACGAAATATTATATATGTTTCCAACGGCTATGGTGTTGAAACACAATTTGGCAAAACTATTAATCTTCAGGGATTCAATTTTATCACTGAAGATCCGTGGGGAGAATTTGATGATGAAAGAGAAATTACATTCAAAATTCGTCATACTCCGGAATTTACGCATGGACGAATCCGCAGAATAGGCGATCTTTACCGGATTGAGTCCGACGAGAAGATACAGGGAATAGCTCCCGGACAGTTCAGTGTCGTTTATGATAAAGAGAGCCACCTTTGTTTGGGAAGCGGGATGATAATAGACGATCAGGTTTAA
- a CDS encoding acyltransferase family protein: MEQQRLQSLDALRGFDMLFIMGGSSFFVALSKFLPASICEAIARQMEHTAWSGFTFYDMIFPLFLFIAGISFPYSLSNQQAKGIPRKTIYLRILKRGFILVLLGIVYNGALQLAIGEIRFASVLARIGIAWMVAALIFMNVNRLGRGFICAFILIGYWLLLAFVPSPEAGGADPFSMEGSIVGYIDRIVVPGRLHLTIHDPEGFMSTFPAIVSAMLGMFAGELVKSSAEKLTPMKKVGWLLLAGFFLCIAGKAWDVVFPINKNLWTSSFTCYVGGISMILFAVFYMIIDVWKYRKWTFFFTVIGLNSITIYLAQRIINFDGISKFFLGGIIKFLPENLAFLVSSIGYIAVCWGFLYFLYKKKIFLKV; this comes from the coding sequence ATGGAACAACAAAGATTACAGTCTCTGGATGCCTTGAGAGGCTTCGATATGTTATTTATTATGGGAGGAAGTTCCTTTTTTGTCGCTTTAAGTAAATTTTTGCCTGCTTCAATTTGTGAGGCGATTGCAAGACAGATGGAGCATACTGCCTGGTCTGGTTTTACATTCTACGACATGATTTTTCCACTTTTTCTATTTATTGCCGGAATTTCATTTCCCTACTCATTGTCTAATCAGCAAGCGAAAGGGATTCCCAGAAAAACAATTTATTTACGTATTCTGAAGAGGGGTTTTATATTAGTCCTTTTAGGTATTGTATATAATGGCGCTTTGCAACTGGCCATCGGCGAAATAAGGTTTGCCAGCGTGTTAGCCCGAATTGGTATTGCCTGGATGGTTGCGGCCCTGATTTTTATGAACGTAAACAGATTGGGACGCGGTTTTATTTGTGCTTTTATTCTTATTGGCTATTGGCTTCTTCTGGCCTTTGTTCCTTCGCCCGAAGCAGGAGGTGCAGATCCGTTTAGTATGGAGGGCTCAATTGTAGGTTATATTGACAGAATAGTTGTTCCGGGTCGTCTCCATCTCACTATTCACGATCCCGAAGGATTTATGTCTACTTTCCCAGCTATTGTTTCAGCAATGCTCGGTATGTTTGCGGGAGAATTGGTTAAAAGTTCGGCCGAAAAACTTACTCCTATGAAAAAAGTGGGGTGGTTACTTTTAGCAGGATTCTTTTTGTGTATTGCAGGCAAAGCGTGGGACGTTGTTTTTCCAATAAATAAGAATCTCTGGACAAGCTCTTTTACATGCTATGTAGGTGGAATATCAATGATCTTGTTCGCCGTTTTCTATATGATCATCGATGTTTGGAAATATCGTAAATGGACATTCTTTTTTACGGTGATTGGATTAAATTCTATTACTATATACCTTGCTCAGAGGATTATTAATTTTGATGGGATCTCTAAGTTCTTCTTGGGAGGAATTATAAAATTCTTACCTGAAAATCTGGCTTTTCTGGTATCTTCTATCGGTTACATAGCGGTTTGTTGGGGCTTCCTTTACTTTCTATACAAGAAGAAAATATTTTTGAAAGTGTAA